In a genomic window of Flavobacterium sp. KACC 22761:
- a CDS encoding GntR family transcriptional regulator, with protein MIKLIKIDEDSRVPKYKQIVDSILQNIANGNLKINQKIPSINSFSEEFYMSRDTVEKAYNILKERKIISSIRGKGYYITRTKLESKVNVLFLFNKLSAYKMKTYSSFINTVGANAHTDLHIYHCDETLFLNLLDKFEGAYDYYVITTHFKTDELKHLSFTDDVVKAIERIPKEKLVIMDNIKLGLEGEIIKIYQDFENDIYNALKEGLSKITKYKRLILVYPEKAVYPYPRRILHGFRKFCVEHEINFEILSEVYDDMILKKGDLFITIEESDLVNLMKQIRDEEFILGKEIGVISYNDTPLKELLGITVMSTDFNVMGETAARMILNKEKGEFKVPFNFIDRNSI; from the coding sequence ATGATTAAACTTATCAAAATAGACGAAGATTCAAGGGTTCCAAAATACAAGCAAATTGTAGATTCAATTTTACAGAATATTGCGAACGGAAACCTAAAAATAAATCAAAAAATTCCTTCGATAAACAGCTTCAGCGAGGAGTTTTATATGTCTCGTGATACAGTTGAAAAGGCATATAACATCTTAAAAGAGCGAAAAATCATTTCTTCTATTCGAGGAAAAGGCTATTATATTACCCGAACTAAACTCGAGTCGAAGGTAAATGTGCTCTTTTTATTCAATAAATTGAGCGCATATAAAATGAAAACTTATAGCTCGTTTATCAATACTGTTGGTGCAAATGCACATACGGATCTTCATATTTATCATTGTGACGAAACTTTATTTTTGAATTTACTAGACAAATTCGAAGGCGCTTACGATTATTATGTCATCACAACGCATTTTAAAACAGATGAATTAAAGCATTTGAGTTTTACTGATGATGTTGTTAAAGCTATCGAACGCATTCCAAAAGAGAAATTAGTCATTATGGACAATATCAAACTCGGACTAGAAGGCGAAATCATCAAAATTTATCAGGATTTTGAAAATGATATTTATAATGCTTTAAAAGAAGGTCTTTCGAAAATTACCAAATACAAAAGACTTATTTTGGTTTATCCTGAAAAGGCGGTTTATCCTTATCCGAGAAGAATCTTGCACGGATTTAGAAAGTTTTGTGTCGAACACGAAATCAATTTTGAGATTCTAAGCGAAGTTTACGATGATATGATTCTGAAAAAAGGCGATTTGTTTATCACTATCGAAGAATCAGACTTGGTGAATTTAATGAAACAGATTCGCGATGAGGAATTTATTTTAGGAAAAGAAATCGGCGTAATCTCTTATAATGACACACCTCTAAAAGAATTATTAGGAATCACCGTAATGTCAACCGACTTCAATGTAATGGGGGAAACCGCTGCTCGAATGATTTTGAATAAGGAAAAAGGAGAATTTAAAGTGCCTTTTAATTTTATTGATCGGAATTCGATTTAA